One part of the Candida albicans SC5314 chromosome R, complete sequence genome encodes these proteins:
- the CHT3 gene encoding Cht3p (Major chitinase; secreted; functional homolog of S. cerevisiae Cts1p; 4 N-glycosylation motifs; possible O-mannosylation; putative signal peptide; hyphal-repressed; farnesol upregulated in biofilm; regulated by Efg1p, Cyr1p, Ras1p), whose protein sequence is MLYLLTIFSLLLPALAINARSNSNVAVYWGQNSGGSQQRLSYYCDSDAVDIVILSFMHQFPSPIQLNFANACEGTYTANGILQCQTIAEDIKYCQNKGKTILLSLGGAAGSYGFSDDATAKQFAHTLWDLFGNSKNLATNDRPFYDAVLDGFDFDIENNWSTGYPALATELRTLFQKDTSKNYYLGAAPQCPYPDASVGPLLKQSEIDFVFIQFYNNYCNLGSSSFNWDTWLNYAETDSPNKNIKLFVGVPASSRAAGSGYNDPSAVSQYLTSDILNSKYFGGISMWDVSAGWSNTNSNGNFVENMKAIVKKASPGEETTSSSTTTTTTTTSTTISSSSSSSKTSKTSTTSTTSSSISSTTSSTTSSTSSSSTSSSTSSTTSSSTTSSQISTTSTAPTSSTSLSSSTISTSASTSDTTSVTSSETTPVVTPSSLSSAITIPGDSTTTGISKSSSTKPATSTTSALSSSTTTVATIPDDKEIINTPTDTETTSKPPAIITESDATTITQNLTPSTTTKNVKTTSTNIVTEWVWAPTTLRTLTTTYQILTTRTHIETVFAEPSTVVIYN, encoded by the coding sequence ATGCTATACTTGTTAActatattttcattattattacctGCTTTAGCTATTAATGCTAGAAGTAACTCCAATGTTGCTGTTTATTGGGGACAAAACTCTGGTGGTTCCCAACAACGATTGTCTTATTATTGTGATTCCGATGCTGTTGATATTGTGATTCTTTCATTTATGCATCAATTTCCTTCaccaattcaattgaattttgcTAATGCTTGTGAAGGTACTTATACTGCCAATGGTATTTTACAATGTCAAACAATAGCTGAAGATATCAAATATTGTCAAAATAAGGGCAAGACCATATTACTTTCATTAGGTGGTGCTGCTGGATCTTATGGATTTAGTGATGATGCCACTGCCAAACAATTTGCTCATACTCTTTGGGATTTATTTGGTAACAGTAAAAATTTAGCTACTAATGATCGTCCATTTTATGATGCTGTATTAGatggatttgattttgatattgaaaataattggTCAACTGGTTATCCAGCATTAGCAACTGAATTAAGAACTCTTTTCCAAAAAGATACTTCcaagaattattatctCGGTGCTGCTCCTCAATGTCCTTATCCCGATGCTTCTGTTGGTccattattgaaacaaagtgaaattgattttgtttttattcaattttacaaCAACTATTGTAATTTAGGATCTTCATCTTTCAATTGGGATACTTGGTTAAATTATGCTGAAACTGATTCTCCAAATAAAAACattaaattgtttgttggtGTACCTGCTTCTTCTAGAGCCGCTGGATCAGGTTATAATGACCCTAGTGCCGTGTCTCAATATTTGACAAGTGATATTTTAAACAGCAAGTATTTTGGCGGTATTTCAATGTGGGATGTTTCAGCTGGTTGGAGCAATACCAATTCAAATGGGAACtttgttgaaaatatgAAAGCCATTGTTAAGAAAGCTTCACCAGGAGAAGAaacaacttcttcttctaccaccactaccaccactactacttcaacaacaatttctaGTAGTTCTTCCAGCAGTAAAACTAGTAAAACTAGTACTACTAGTACTACTAGTTCTTCCATCAGTTCTACCACCAGTTCTACCACTAGTTCCACAAGCAGTTCTTCCACCAGTTCTTCCACCAGTTCAACCACTTCTTCATCTACCACCTCATCACAAATTTCTACTACCTCCACAGCACCAACTTCGTCGACAAgtttatcttcttcaacaataaGTACCAGTGCTTCCACTAGTGATACCACTAGTGTTACATCCAGCGAGACAACCCCAGTTGTTACACCATCTTCTTTGTCAAGTGCTATTACCATTCCAGGTGATTCAACTACCACTGGTATTTCCAAATCCAGTTCAACTAAACCTGCCACTTCTACCACCAGTGCCTTATCATCTCTGACTACTACTGTTGCTACTATTCCAGATGAcaaagaaattattaataccCCAACTGATACTGAAACTACATCAAAACCACCTGCTATCATCACTGAATCAGATGCTACTACTATCACTCAAAATTTAACTCCATCAActacaacaaaaaatgtaaagacaacatcaacaaacaTTGTAACGGAATGGGTATGGGCTCCAACTACTCTTCGCACCCTTACAACGActtatcaaatattgacAACTAGAACACATATTGAAACAGTTTTTGCTGAACCAAGTACAGTGGTTATCTATAATTAG
- a CDS encoding uncharacterized protein (Ortholog(s) have mitochondrion localization), with protein sequence MISILRQPIYIILNNSLSTTSLRGLKFSAIQDCQQYLSYCSKNSINTGSTVFRGTLYELHVKAFFEKYLNCENLIKNGGAYDNGVDIIGKWNLSPFYNEQEREYEYDTKPIKLSSKSILKYSQESKFNIASNPISLINDIQVLIQCKNVKKKPDAKIIRELSGILDFHKFNKKSTFMFIVTPYPCTPQAVVQLDTTNHAIIHFMISPLTNNSVKITRNQDNDDNDNDYSGDSFFNLDSWKGGDLKLVYMNRQARKLLSGLNMEQKLKLISFID encoded by the coding sequence ATGATCTCAATACTACGACAACCTATATATATCATTCTTAATAACTCACTATCAACAACTTCACTCCGAGGCTTAAAATTTTCAGCTATTCAAGATTGTCAACAATATCTTTCTTATTGTTCAAAGAATTCCATAAACACGGGATCAACAGTTTTCCGAGGAACATTATACGAACTACACGTTAAGGCATTCTTCGAGAAATATCTCAATTGTGAAAACTTGATTAAAAATGGTGGTGCATATGATAATGGAGTTGATATAATAGGGAAATGGAATTTATCCCCATTCTATAATGAACAAGAACGTGAATATGAATATGACACCAAACCTATAAAActttcatcaaaatcaatattaaaatatagtcaagaatcaaaattcaatattgcTTCTAATCCCatatcattaattaatgatattCAAGTATTAATTCAATGTAAAAATGTTAAGAAGAAACCGGATGCAAAAATAATTCGTGAATTGTCTGGAATATTAGATTTCcataaatttaataaaaaatcaacatttaTGTTTATTGTTACTCCTTATCCATGTACTCCACAAGCTGTTGTTCAATTAGATACTACGAATCATGCAATTATCCATTTTATGATATCTCCATTAACTAATAATTCTGTAAAAATTACCCGAAACcaagataatgatgataatgataatgattataGTGGtgattcttttttcaatttggaTTCTTGGAAAGGTggtgatttgaaattagttTATATGAATCGACAAGCAAGGAAATTATTATCTGGTTTAAATATGgaacaaaaattgaaattaattctGTTTATAGATTGA
- a CDS encoding uncharacterized protein (Protein of unknown function; Hap43-repressed gene; transcript induced by elevated CO2) has product MGMDKKKNVGFGFQNSTHEYLANHFKLHQMFIPGFLTLLLTILASVEAKKINLYIKPIDSPSKGDSIGFINDDSVYLIDSTTTLQPDQFYCVGTKDLDNHECFTLINGVESLNGTVIDAFMDENGVTISRLSLNFDESYNNKSKLRKHKFTTSPIPNLNPDSLKKQRQKQGNKGGQGNNKQVEIIKQKKLVKYIDDDGNEAEKEIEEEIVVEVDNRSWVQKNWMYIVPPLLLFLIVGGGDQPQQ; this is encoded by the coding sequence ATGGGAAtggacaaaaaaaaaaatgtcgGCTTTGGCTTTCAAAACTCAACTCATGAGTATTTGGCAAACCACTTCAAGCTCCATCAAATGTTCATACCCGGATTTCTAACATTACTACTTACTATTTTGGCATCAGTAGAAGCCAAAAAGatcaatttatatataaaacCAATTGATTCTCCTTCCAAAGGTGATTCAATAGGATTCATAAACGATGATTCAGTATACTTGATAGATTCTACAACAACTTTACAACCTGATCAATTCTATTGTGTGGGAACCAAAGACCTTGACAATCATGAATGTTTTACCCTTATCAATGGTGTTGAATCATTAAATGGCACTGTTATTGATGCCTTTATGGATGAAAATGGGGTTACGATATCACgattatcattaaattttgatgaatcttataataataaatcaaaattaagaaaacACAAGTTTACTACATCACCAATTCCTAATTTGAATCCTGATTCATTAAAGAAACAAAGACAAAAACAAGGAAATAAAGGTGGTCAaggaaataataaacaagttgaaattatcaaacagaaaaaattggtgaaaTATATCGATGATGATGGGAATGAAGCTGAAAAGGagattgaagaagaaattgtaGTTGAAGTCGATAACAGATCTTGGGTACAAAAGAATTGGATGTATATAGTGccaccattattattgtttttgattgttggCGGTGGTGATCAACCCCAACAGTAG